A section of the Corynebacterium tuberculostearicum genome encodes:
- a CDS encoding TrmH family RNA methyltransferase: protein MTSPNSDSAADQAKPDEAKGPTEWNEGRHGVGPWEGPLPQGPEAAKYDPELLAEGDRRNVVDAYRYWSREAIKEDIDKRRHSLHIAIENFENDANIGTVVRTANAFAVDTVHIVGRRRWNRRGAMVTDRYQHLMHHESVEKLIAWAAEEGLTIVAIDNTPGCVPLETAELPERSLLLFGQEGPGVTQAAQDAAVMTCSIAQFGSTRSINAGVAAGIAMHAWIRQHADLANSW from the coding sequence TTGACCTCGCCTAATTCAGATAGCGCGGCCGACCAGGCCAAGCCGGACGAGGCCAAGGGGCCGACCGAGTGGAACGAGGGCCGCCATGGCGTAGGTCCCTGGGAAGGTCCGCTGCCGCAAGGACCGGAGGCCGCGAAGTACGATCCGGAGCTGCTCGCCGAAGGCGACCGTCGCAACGTCGTCGACGCCTACCGCTACTGGAGCAGGGAAGCGATCAAAGAGGACATCGATAAGCGCCGGCATAGCCTGCACATCGCTATCGAGAACTTCGAAAACGACGCCAATATCGGCACCGTCGTGCGCACCGCCAATGCCTTCGCCGTCGATACCGTGCACATCGTCGGCCGGCGGCGGTGGAATCGCCGCGGGGCAATGGTCACGGATAGGTACCAGCACTTGATGCACCACGAGAGCGTCGAGAAGCTTATTGCGTGGGCGGCCGAGGAAGGCCTTACCATCGTTGCCATCGATAACACCCCCGGTTGCGTGCCCCTGGAAACGGCCGAGCTGCCGGAGCGCAGCTTGCTGCTCTTCGGCCAGGAAGGCCCCGGCGTGACGCAAGCGGCCCAGGATGCCGCGGTGATGACCTGCTCCATCGCCCAATTTGGCTCCACCCGCTCCATCAACGCGGGCGTTGCGGCCGGCATCGCCATGCACGCCTGGATCCGCCAGCACGCCGATCTGGCAAATTCCTGGTAG
- the pyrE gene encoding orotate phosphoribosyltransferase has protein sequence MTVDSHTTNAQNAHAQNLDAEKKARLAELVKELAVVHGKVTLSSGKEADYYVDLRRATLHHEASRLIGALLRELTADWDFAAVGGLTLGADPVATSIMHAEGRDIEAFVVRKEAKKHGMQRRIEGADVEGKKVLVVEDTTTTGNSPLTAVAALREAGAEVVGVATVVDRETGAGDVIAAEGLEYRSLLGLGDLDLA, from the coding sequence ATGACTGTGGATTCTCACACCACCAACGCCCAGAACGCGCATGCCCAAAACCTGGACGCCGAGAAGAAGGCCCGCCTCGCAGAACTAGTCAAGGAACTGGCCGTCGTCCACGGCAAGGTGACCCTGTCCTCTGGCAAGGAAGCTGATTACTACGTGGATCTCCGCCGCGCTACCTTGCATCACGAGGCCTCCCGCCTCATCGGCGCCCTGCTGCGCGAGTTGACCGCAGATTGGGATTTCGCGGCCGTCGGTGGCCTGACCCTCGGCGCCGACCCGGTTGCTACCTCCATCATGCATGCCGAAGGCCGTGATATCGAAGCCTTCGTCGTGCGCAAAGAAGCCAAGAAGCACGGCATGCAGCGCCGCATCGAGGGTGCAGACGTAGAAGGCAAGAAGGTTCTTGTCGTAGAAGACACCACCACTACCGGTAACTCCCCGCTGACCGCCGTGGCCGCGCTACGCGAGGCCGGCGCCGAGGTCGTGGGCGTGGCGACCGTCGTGGACCGCGAGACCGGTGCCGGCGACGTCATCGCCGCAGAAGGCCTCGAGTACCGCTCCCTGCTGGGCCTGGGCGACCTTGACCTCGCCTAA
- a CDS encoding sulfurtransferase, translated as MSILVSPQELRESIYHGERFTLLATHWQPQLRQSYNEFTSLHIPTALFSDTANSFAGLPGSQVGRNPLPDPDKLQEHFRQWGIRKDRPVVVYDEGRGLFAGRAWWTLRWAGLENVRILDGGLANWRHLGYTTLTGPGNFAVGATAEVNPGQMPVATIDDVRNHDGLLIDTRTRNRFAGRRENLDLKAGHIPGAVNVPERLFHNDGLRTWKSVGEIREVLFDAGLTPDNVQGAIIYSGSGNHSALALAAMEDAGFTGLRHYVGGWSQWSANPHNPVERGDRLTVNG; from the coding sequence ATGAGCATTTTGGTCTCCCCGCAAGAACTCCGCGAATCCATTTATCACGGCGAGCGTTTCACCCTCTTGGCCACCCACTGGCAGCCGCAGCTGCGCCAGAGCTACAACGAATTCACCTCCCTGCACATCCCGACGGCACTGTTTAGCGATACCGCCAATTCCTTCGCCGGCCTGCCTGGCTCCCAGGTAGGCCGCAACCCGCTGCCGGATCCGGATAAGCTGCAGGAGCACTTCCGCCAGTGGGGAATCCGTAAGGACCGTCCCGTCGTGGTCTATGACGAAGGCCGTGGCCTTTTCGCCGGCCGCGCGTGGTGGACCTTGCGCTGGGCCGGCCTAGAAAACGTCCGCATCCTCGACGGCGGCTTGGCCAATTGGCGACACCTGGGCTATACCACACTGACCGGCCCCGGCAACTTCGCCGTCGGGGCCACCGCCGAGGTTAACCCGGGCCAGATGCCCGTGGCCACCATCGATGACGTGCGCAATCACGATGGCCTGCTCATCGATACCCGCACCCGCAACCGTTTCGCCGGCCGCCGCGAGAACCTTGACCTCAAGGCCGGCCACATCCCCGGCGCCGTCAACGTGCCAGAGCGCCTGTTCCACAACGATGGCCTGCGCACCTGGAAGTCCGTGGGCGAAATCCGCGAAGTGCTTTTCGACGCCGGCCTCACCCCCGACAACGTCCAAGGCGCCATCATTTACTCCGGTTCCGGCAACCACTCCGCCCTCGCCCTTGCCGCCATGGAAGACGCCGGCTTCACCGGCCTGCGCCACTATGTCGGCGGCTGGTCCCAGTGGTCCGCCAACCCCCACAACCCCGTAGAGCGCGGCGACCGCCTCACCGTCAACGGCTAA
- the clpB gene encoding ATP-dependent chaperone ClpB, with the protein MNSFNPTTKTQEALQDALQTASSNGNPDIRPAHLLAAILSQEGGIAAPVLKATGVDPDTVLKEARELVDSYPKAEGANMANPQFNRDGLNVLTKSQELAGELGDEFVSTEVLLAAIAGSKTDAAELLTGRGATYDAIKGAFPSVRGAAKVTSENPEDQFQALEKYATDLTARAREGKIDPVIGRDQEIRRVVQVLSRRTKNNPVLIGEPGVGKTAIVEGLARRIVAGDVPESLKGKTLISLDLGSMVAGAKYRGEFEERLKAVLDEIKSSEGEIITFIDELHTIVGAGATGDGSMDAGNMIKPMLARGELRLVGATTLDEYRKYIEKDAALERRFQQVYAAEPSVEDTIGILRGLKERYEVHHGVRIMDSALVSAAELSNRYITNRFLPDKAIDLVDEAGSRLRMEIDSSPQEIDELERIVRRMEIEELALKKESDAASQDRLATLQGELADQREKLGELKARWANEKKAIDDVQNIKEELDDLRRQAEIAERDGDLALASEINYGKIPPLEKDLAAAEVKAAEQRNTMLDEEVSPDTIAEVVSAWTGIPAGKMLQGETEKLLNMESVLGKRVVGQKEAVTAVSDAVRRSRAGVADPNRPTGSFLFLGPTGVGKTELAKALADFLFDDESAMVRIDMSEYGEKHSVSRLVGAPPGYVGHEAGGQLTEAVRRRPYTLVLFDEVEKAHPDVFDVLLQVLDEGRLTDGQGRTVDFRNTVIILTSNLGAGGTREETMDAVKKAFKPEFINRLDDVVMFEPLSEELLRGIVDIQLRGLSERLDARRLTLQVSDSAKSWLAERGYDPAYGARPLRRTIQQAIGDKLAKKLLAGDIGDGDTVHVDVADGGAELDIAAR; encoded by the coding sequence ATGAACTCATTTAACCCCACCACTAAAACACAGGAGGCCTTGCAGGACGCCCTGCAAACCGCCTCCTCTAATGGCAACCCGGATATCCGCCCGGCCCACCTGCTGGCGGCCATTCTTAGCCAAGAAGGCGGAATCGCCGCCCCAGTACTTAAGGCCACCGGCGTAGATCCGGATACCGTGCTCAAGGAAGCCCGCGAGCTCGTTGATTCCTATCCCAAGGCCGAGGGTGCCAATATGGCCAACCCGCAATTTAACCGCGACGGCCTCAACGTCCTGACCAAATCGCAGGAGTTGGCCGGGGAGCTGGGCGATGAATTCGTCTCCACCGAGGTCCTCCTCGCCGCCATCGCGGGCTCTAAGACCGACGCCGCCGAGCTACTTACCGGCCGTGGTGCTACTTATGACGCCATCAAGGGTGCCTTCCCCTCTGTTCGCGGTGCCGCCAAGGTGACCTCTGAGAACCCGGAGGACCAGTTCCAGGCCCTAGAAAAGTACGCCACGGACCTCACCGCCCGCGCCCGAGAGGGAAAGATCGACCCGGTTATCGGCCGCGATCAGGAAATCCGCCGCGTGGTCCAGGTGCTTAGCCGTCGCACGAAGAACAACCCAGTGCTCATTGGCGAACCCGGCGTGGGCAAGACCGCCATCGTGGAGGGCTTGGCCCGCCGCATCGTGGCTGGCGACGTCCCCGAGTCCCTCAAGGGTAAGACCCTCATCAGCCTGGATCTAGGCTCCATGGTCGCCGGCGCGAAGTACCGCGGCGAATTCGAGGAGCGCCTCAAGGCCGTGCTCGATGAGATTAAGTCCTCCGAGGGCGAGATCATCACCTTCATCGATGAGCTGCACACCATCGTCGGTGCCGGCGCTACTGGCGACGGCTCCATGGACGCCGGCAACATGATTAAACCCATGCTGGCCCGCGGCGAGCTGCGTCTTGTTGGCGCCACCACCCTGGACGAGTACCGCAAGTACATCGAAAAGGATGCCGCCCTCGAGCGCCGCTTCCAGCAGGTCTACGCCGCCGAGCCTTCGGTGGAGGACACCATCGGCATCCTGCGTGGCCTGAAGGAGCGCTACGAGGTGCACCACGGCGTGCGCATCATGGACTCCGCGCTGGTATCGGCCGCCGAGCTATCCAACCGCTACATCACCAACCGCTTCCTACCGGATAAGGCCATCGACCTCGTCGATGAAGCAGGCTCCCGCCTGCGCATGGAGATCGACTCCTCACCGCAGGAAATCGACGAGCTGGAGCGCATCGTACGCCGCATGGAGATCGAAGAGCTGGCGCTGAAGAAGGAATCTGACGCCGCCTCCCAGGATCGCCTAGCCACCCTGCAGGGCGAGCTCGCGGACCAGCGCGAAAAGCTTGGTGAGCTCAAGGCCCGCTGGGCCAACGAGAAGAAGGCCATCGATGATGTCCAAAACATCAAGGAAGAACTCGATGACCTGCGCCGCCAGGCTGAAATCGCCGAGCGTGACGGCGACCTCGCACTGGCCTCTGAGATCAACTACGGCAAGATTCCACCGCTGGAAAAGGATCTCGCGGCCGCGGAGGTCAAGGCCGCCGAGCAGCGCAACACGATGCTCGATGAGGAGGTAAGCCCGGACACCATCGCGGAGGTCGTTTCCGCCTGGACCGGCATCCCGGCCGGCAAGATGTTGCAGGGCGAGACCGAGAAGCTGCTCAACATGGAATCCGTGCTGGGCAAGCGCGTGGTGGGACAGAAGGAAGCCGTTACCGCGGTATCGGATGCTGTGCGCCGCTCCCGTGCGGGCGTGGCCGACCCCAACCGCCCGACCGGTTCCTTCCTCTTCCTCGGCCCCACCGGTGTGGGCAAGACCGAGCTGGCGAAGGCATTGGCAGACTTCCTCTTCGACGATGAATCCGCCATGGTGCGCATCGATATGTCCGAGTACGGCGAGAAGCACTCCGTTTCCCGCCTCGTCGGTGCCCCTCCGGGATACGTCGGCCACGAGGCCGGCGGCCAGCTCACCGAGGCCGTGCGCCGCCGCCCCTACACGCTCGTGCTTTTCGACGAGGTGGAAAAGGCTCACCCCGACGTCTTCGACGTCCTCCTGCAGGTCCTGGATGAAGGCCGGCTTACCGACGGCCAAGGACGCACCGTCGACTTCCGCAATACCGTCATCATCCTGACCTCCAACCTGGGCGCCGGCGGCACCCGCGAGGAGACCATGGACGCGGTGAAGAAGGCCTTCAAGCCCGAATTCATCAACCGCCTCGATGATGTGGTTATGTTCGAGCCCCTTTCGGAGGAGCTCCTGCGTGGCATCGTCGACATCCAACTGCGCGGCCTGTCCGAGCGCCTCGACGCCCGCCGCCTGACCTTGCAGGTCTCGGATTCCGCCAAGTCCTGGCTGGCCGAGCGTGGCTACGACCCGGCCTATGGCGCCCGCCCGTTGCGCCGCACCATCCAGCAGGCCATCGGTGACAAGCTCGCCAAGAAGCTGCTGGCCGGCGATATTGGCGATGGCGACACCGTCCACGTGGACGTCGCCGATGGCGGCGCCGAGTTAGACATCGCCGCCCGCTAG
- a CDS encoding TetR/AcrR family transcriptional regulator, with amino-acid sequence MIILEAAVYVAGCEGEQAVTVESVADQAGLSPQAVAEEFATGADMLAEIPAFLDRRMSEYMVEAARHLPEGNSGGDVLMQLAEAYFAYAHDEPAIYHYLFERYDALDEEHVCQFAKGEKSGTPGADMALDVVKRFAEEQGAVVAHGGDISPLQIGRITLACWSVIHGMGHLSVVGILRLQHAVIRAANLKQVDRLVVDALQYWFKNKQIPQRRPIMNDARGIVEKVMGSEREKPFVAPDNLEQMDPEEAKKVIIEAALRVAGRRGVDRRFFDHVAEKLGTSKDFLTTIVDNDFALREVAETLTITEMVKVFENCLAALPEDTPTVDQLQIVAAAYFNYAMMYPERFSSIIALASGSIVPHNGDGSSHEGMAKNYAIMMDLLRKFVIEMGITPTDQLVYISALAVWASANGIAHLCSIGDFKSFNEDLKWALFIQAVTLSFFAIAHSLQILGHENEEYKQV; translated from the coding sequence GTGATCATCCTGGAAGCCGCTGTTTATGTAGCGGGCTGCGAAGGCGAGCAGGCCGTTACCGTGGAATCTGTGGCGGACCAGGCTGGTCTCTCGCCACAGGCGGTGGCTGAGGAATTCGCCACCGGTGCTGACATGCTCGCGGAAATCCCTGCCTTCTTGGATCGTCGCATGTCTGAATACATGGTGGAGGCGGCGCGCCACCTGCCGGAGGGCAATTCCGGCGGCGATGTCCTCATGCAGCTGGCAGAGGCCTACTTTGCCTACGCCCATGACGAGCCCGCCATCTACCACTACCTCTTTGAGCGGTATGACGCCCTCGATGAGGAGCATGTTTGCCAATTCGCCAAGGGAGAAAAGTCGGGGACTCCGGGGGCGGACATGGCGCTGGACGTCGTCAAGCGCTTTGCCGAAGAGCAAGGTGCCGTCGTTGCTCACGGTGGAGACATCTCTCCCCTGCAAATCGGCCGCATTACCTTGGCGTGTTGGTCGGTCATCCATGGCATGGGCCACCTGAGCGTGGTAGGTATCCTGCGCCTGCAACATGCCGTTATTCGCGCCGCCAACCTTAAGCAGGTCGATCGTCTTGTAGTCGATGCCCTGCAATATTGGTTTAAGAATAAGCAGATCCCGCAACGCCGCCCCATTATGAACGATGCCCGCGGCATTGTGGAAAAGGTCATGGGCAGCGAGCGTGAAAAGCCCTTCGTGGCTCCGGATAACCTTGAGCAGATGGATCCTGAGGAAGCCAAGAAGGTCATCATCGAGGCCGCGCTGCGTGTGGCTGGTCGCCGCGGTGTCGACCGCCGCTTCTTTGACCACGTGGCCGAAAAGCTTGGTACCTCCAAAGACTTCCTGACCACCATCGTGGACAACGATTTCGCGCTGCGTGAGGTGGCAGAAACCCTCACCATCACGGAAATGGTCAAGGTCTTCGAGAATTGCCTTGCTGCGCTTCCGGAGGACACCCCCACTGTAGACCAACTGCAGATTGTTGCGGCCGCCTATTTTAATTACGCGATGATGTACCCAGAGCGTTTCAGCTCCATTATCGCGCTGGCCAGCGGTTCCATCGTTCCACACAATGGTGATGGCAGCTCGCATGAGGGTATGGCCAAGAACTATGCCATCATGATGGACCTACTCCGCAAGTTTGTCATCGAGATGGGAATTACCCCCACCGACCAGCTGGTTTATATCAGCGCCTTGGCTGTATGGGCCAGCGCCAACGGCATTGCCCACCTGTGCAGCATTGGCGATTTCAAGAGTTTCAATGAAGATCTCAAGTGGGCGCTTTTTATCCAGGCGGTGACCTTATCCTTCTTTGCTATCGCCCACAGCTTGCAGATTCTGGGCCACGAAAACGAGGAATACAAGCAGGTTTAA
- a CDS encoding sodium/glutamate symporter translates to MEDFSAYTLMLDVGWISLLMVIGNVLRHQVKFIFQDLLLPAPITAGLIGLLVGPNVLGWINFSDNLGDYTSILIAVVFASMAYSMEVGGNMGKGARNMWGYSTMMFTGQWGLFIVLGLFLFAPLFDTPNWFGMMLPVGFTGGFGTAAAVGGALEGVGADAASSLGFTSATVGTLAAIIGGVIAGNWGIRKGKVSHVPKELPEELRRGYIKNIDERPSLGRATTNPSSIEPLALHFGFIILTVMTAYGINQGLSSIWENVSVPLFAMSMVVGLLFRALMNFVGAEDYLDKDSISSISGAATDYLIAFGVAAIVPAAIASYWQALLLLFILGTIFCVFFLLWFPAEFFGERWIERGIFGWGWATATVATGIAILKIVDPKLKSGTLSEYGMAYIGFGPFEISWTIIAPMAVMYGFTGAFGAISLAISIGVYIAFKSMRLMPPRGTIFQEGIGHVGQKQA, encoded by the coding sequence ATGGAAGATTTTTCCGCTTATACGCTCATGCTGGATGTGGGCTGGATTTCTTTGCTCATGGTCATCGGCAATGTCCTGCGTCACCAGGTGAAGTTCATCTTCCAGGACCTGCTGCTGCCTGCCCCGATTACCGCCGGCCTCATCGGCCTGCTGGTAGGTCCAAACGTGCTGGGCTGGATCAACTTCTCCGATAATTTGGGTGATTACACCTCCATCCTCATCGCGGTGGTCTTTGCGTCTATGGCCTATTCCATGGAAGTGGGCGGCAACATGGGCAAGGGCGCGCGCAATATGTGGGGCTATTCCACCATGATGTTCACCGGCCAGTGGGGCCTGTTCATCGTGCTGGGGCTTTTCCTTTTTGCGCCGCTTTTCGATACCCCGAATTGGTTCGGCATGATGCTGCCCGTCGGTTTCACCGGCGGATTCGGTACCGCCGCGGCCGTGGGTGGCGCGCTGGAGGGCGTGGGCGCCGATGCTGCCTCCTCGCTGGGCTTTACCTCCGCGACCGTCGGCACGCTGGCCGCCATCATCGGCGGCGTGATCGCCGGCAACTGGGGCATCCGCAAGGGCAAGGTCTCCCACGTGCCCAAGGAACTTCCGGAAGAGCTGCGCCGCGGCTACATCAAAAACATCGATGAGCGCCCGTCGCTCGGCCGCGCTACCACCAACCCTTCCTCCATCGAGCCGCTCGCATTGCACTTCGGCTTCATCATCCTGACCGTGATGACCGCCTACGGCATCAACCAGGGCCTGAGCAGCATCTGGGAAAACGTCTCCGTGCCGCTCTTTGCTATGTCCATGGTGGTCGGCCTTCTCTTCCGTGCGCTCATGAACTTCGTCGGTGCTGAGGACTACCTGGATAAGGACTCCATTTCCTCCATCTCCGGCGCGGCCACGGACTACCTCATTGCCTTCGGTGTGGCCGCCATCGTCCCGGCCGCCATTGCCTCCTACTGGCAGGCCCTTCTCCTGCTCTTCATCCTCGGCACCATCTTCTGCGTGTTCTTCTTGCTGTGGTTCCCGGCCGAGTTCTTTGGCGAGCGCTGGATTGAGCGCGGCATCTTTGGCTGGGGCTGGGCCACCGCCACTGTGGCGACCGGCATCGCCATCCTCAAGATTGTGGATCCCAAGCTCAAGTCCGGCACGCTGTCCGAATACGGCATGGCCTATATCGGTTTCGGCCCGTTTGAAATCTCGTGGACCATCATCGCGCCTATGGCCGTGATGTACGGATTTACCGGCGCGTTCGGTGCCATTTCCTTGGCGATTTCCATCGGCGTCTATATTGCCTTCAAGTCCATGCGCCTTATGCCGCCGCGCGGCACTATCTTCCAAGAGGGTATCGGCCATGTAGGGCAGAAGCAGGCATAG
- a CDS encoding 2-polyprenylphenol hydroxylase: protein MWELGEHFRNYEDEYRDAVHEHFFNAVPESRQIFALSMRDTHTSMVPALAWVIEHTEPGEPLLADVSAKLTQLARDHRRHGFPAEIYAHFADALVAGLRVLALTQYQYNFACDVIHQVCATMADAARESDAAGEAPAHSAQVVAVDHPTRETSIIRVEAGLAVPYQPGQHFPVTTQYLPGQWRMLTPAQPSDGTGQLVFHVSTAGEASRSLAHAQPGDWWTLGQPAGGISLQNAGARELVIIAYGTGWATARCAALATLDDEDRGRVPRLFAVAGSPGAHYDTYFQQNLAALGVPVRRIVREEQDPWLLNARELAPDADYVVSGEPTDVVVNEVELSTGTPPRFLLVGPADEVVEGAERLVQRGVGKQQIDVLSWGRDGRWQPEDYAALA from the coding sequence ATGTGGGAATTGGGCGAGCATTTTCGAAATTACGAAGACGAGTACCGCGATGCGGTCCACGAGCATTTCTTTAACGCGGTGCCTGAATCCCGCCAGATTTTTGCCCTGTCGATGCGCGATACCCATACCTCGATGGTGCCTGCGCTGGCGTGGGTGATTGAGCATACGGAGCCTGGGGAGCCCCTGCTTGCCGACGTCTCCGCAAAACTCACCCAGCTCGCCCGCGATCACCGCCGGCATGGGTTTCCGGCCGAAATCTATGCCCACTTTGCCGACGCCCTCGTGGCCGGCCTGCGCGTTTTGGCGCTGACGCAGTATCAATACAACTTTGCCTGTGACGTCATCCACCAGGTGTGCGCCACGATGGCCGACGCCGCACGGGAGTCCGACGCCGCCGGCGAAGCACCGGCGCACTCGGCGCAAGTAGTGGCGGTGGATCACCCCACCCGCGAGACGTCCATCATCCGCGTGGAGGCTGGCCTGGCTGTGCCCTATCAACCGGGGCAGCACTTTCCGGTGACCACGCAGTACTTGCCCGGGCAATGGCGGATGCTCACTCCTGCGCAGCCTAGCGACGGAACCGGCCAGCTGGTCTTTCACGTCTCCACCGCGGGCGAGGCTTCCCGGTCCCTCGCGCACGCGCAGCCAGGAGACTGGTGGACCCTGGGCCAGCCCGCCGGCGGCATTAGCCTGCAGAACGCGGGCGCAAGAGAACTGGTCATCATTGCCTATGGCACCGGCTGGGCCACGGCCCGCTGCGCGGCGCTCGCCACGCTGGACGATGAAGACCGCGGCCGAGTACCACGCCTCTTTGCCGTGGCGGGCAGCCCCGGCGCCCACTATGACACCTACTTCCAGCAGAACCTGGCAGCGCTCGGCGTGCCGGTGCGCCGCATCGTGCGGGAAGAACAAGACCCGTGGCTGCTCAATGCCCGCGAATTGGCACCCGACGCCGACTATGTAGTCTCCGGGGAACCGACCGATGTAGTAGTCAACGAGGTGGAGTTATCCACAGGCACTCCCCCGCGCTTCTTACTCGTCGGACCGGCCGACGAGGTTGTGGAAGGTGCGGAAAGGTTGGTTCAAAGGGGCGTCGGCAAGCAGCAGATCGACGTCCTTAGCTGGGGCCGCGACGGGCGCTGGCAGCCGGAAGACTACGCGGCTCTGGCCTAG
- a CDS encoding carbon-nitrogen hydrolase family protein, with protein sequence MKVAAVQLTSTGNVTENQELALAKIREAAGNGARLIVLPEATAQNFRSGRLDEQAQTLEGPFATAIQALAEELEVTVVAGMFCPADTVERDGKTINRVTNTALIAGPGVLGGYDKIHTYDAFDYRESDTVLAGESLVAFDVDDLIVGVATCYDIRFPEQFKELASQGAQLIVVPTSWADGPGKLEQWRLLTAARALDSTSYIVAAGQSRPGGGAEAGNPSGPTGIGHSTIVDPNGVRMAEAGYEDDILYADIDPNEVAKTRRALPVVATVD encoded by the coding sequence ATGAAGGTAGCAGCAGTGCAGTTAACGTCCACCGGTAATGTCACCGAAAACCAGGAATTGGCCCTCGCCAAGATCCGTGAGGCGGCCGGAAACGGGGCGCGGTTAATCGTGCTGCCGGAGGCCACGGCGCAGAATTTCCGCTCCGGGCGCCTTGATGAGCAGGCGCAGACGCTCGAAGGCCCGTTCGCCACGGCGATCCAAGCACTCGCAGAGGAGCTCGAGGTCACCGTCGTGGCCGGCATGTTCTGCCCAGCCGATACCGTGGAGCGCGACGGCAAGACCATTAATCGCGTGACCAATACGGCGCTCATTGCAGGCCCTGGCGTGCTGGGCGGCTACGACAAGATCCACACCTATGATGCCTTTGACTACCGCGAATCGGATACGGTCTTGGCCGGCGAATCGCTCGTAGCCTTCGACGTGGATGACCTTATTGTGGGTGTGGCCACCTGCTATGACATCCGTTTCCCAGAGCAGTTTAAGGAGCTGGCCAGCCAGGGTGCGCAGCTCATTGTAGTACCCACGAGCTGGGCGGATGGCCCTGGAAAGCTGGAGCAGTGGCGCCTGCTCACGGCCGCGCGTGCCTTGGACTCCACTAGCTATATCGTCGCGGCCGGCCAATCGCGTCCGGGCGGTGGCGCAGAGGCGGGCAATCCTTCCGGACCAACGGGCATTGGCCATTCCACCATCGTTGATCCGAATGGCGTGCGCATGGCCGAGGCCGGCTACGAGGATGACATCCTCTATGCCGACATCGATCCGAATGAGGTAGCGAAAACCCGCCGCGCCCTGCCGGTTGTGGCCACTGTGGACTAG
- a CDS encoding alpha/beta hydrolase, with translation MTLSVALKNSASTLHSEHAELRFRLIDAHQDWRDLSLGGPAGEAARTSLASYTDWLAQPLHQMEQVATTLELHANLQARREELEDRIIAFLGQVDERNGAAASAAGLLLNQVRALGDSLDWLCSQEIDALCTPSGVAPPVRLEDFSDLPVDTVHEINLAHASEHVSQLAAQNPDMRVLETSDGRLVAMVDPGGFRTTPASLTTFVEGVHSSDPETWQRAVDRGRNLAKASGGPAVVWLGYQAPSSLPRAVHATPARTASQELARFQRSLGARYPQAKRTVVGYSYGSVVTGHAAKQEKIANDVVLVGSPGTGAGHASELHGRIWAATNANDPIAITTGPHAGIHGPDPTIDTFGATPLPGADGLPGDHGSYWEDPWFLRGLGQVARAN, from the coding sequence ATGACCCTATCCGTGGCTTTAAAAAACAGTGCCAGTACGTTGCACAGCGAACACGCTGAACTGCGCTTTCGCCTTATAGATGCGCACCAGGATTGGCGCGACCTATCACTGGGTGGGCCCGCCGGCGAGGCCGCGCGCACCAGTTTGGCCAGCTACACCGACTGGCTCGCACAACCGCTGCACCAGATGGAGCAGGTTGCCACCACCCTTGAACTCCACGCCAACCTGCAGGCCCGCCGCGAGGAACTCGAGGACCGCATCATCGCATTTCTAGGACAAGTGGATGAACGCAATGGCGCCGCGGCCAGCGCCGCAGGGCTCTTGTTGAATCAGGTGCGGGCGCTGGGCGATTCCCTCGACTGGCTCTGCTCCCAAGAAATCGATGCCCTGTGTACGCCTAGCGGGGTGGCCCCACCCGTGCGCTTGGAAGACTTCTCCGATCTTCCAGTGGATACCGTCCACGAGATTAATCTTGCCCACGCCAGCGAGCACGTATCTCAGCTAGCCGCGCAGAACCCAGATATGCGAGTGCTAGAAACTAGCGACGGGCGGCTCGTAGCCATGGTGGACCCTGGCGGCTTCCGGACTACGCCGGCATCACTTACCACCTTCGTAGAAGGGGTTCACTCCTCCGATCCAGAAACCTGGCAGCGCGCGGTGGACCGCGGCCGCAATCTTGCTAAGGCCAGCGGCGGGCCCGCGGTGGTGTGGTTGGGCTACCAGGCGCCCTCCTCCCTGCCCCGTGCGGTTCACGCCACTCCCGCGCGAACTGCCAGTCAAGAACTCGCCCGGTTTCAGCGCTCGCTTGGTGCACGCTATCCACAGGCCAAGCGCACCGTAGTGGGATATTCCTATGGTTCTGTCGTCACCGGGCACGCCGCAAAGCAAGAAAAGATTGCTAATGACGTAGTGCTCGTCGGTAGCCCCGGCACCGGCGCTGGCCACGCCTCAGAACTGCACGGCCGCATCTGGGCAGCCACAAACGCCAACGACCCCATCGCTATTACGACGGGGCCTCACGCCGGCATCCATGGCCCCGATCCCACCATTGATACCTTTGGCGCCACTCCCCTTCCCGGTGCGGATGGTCTCCCTGGCGATCATGGCTCCTATTGGGAGGACCCCTGGTTCTTGCGTGGCCTAGGCCAAGTGGCACGCGCGAACTAG